From Deltaproteobacteria bacterium, one genomic window encodes:
- the recJ gene encoding single-stranded-DNA-specific exonuclease RecJ — protein MSATNLPTTQWLLSSGDQPTQELLVKELGVSPIISKILTGRNITNADDAKKYLAPSLRDLHNPFLMQGMQEGVRRLIKAIYAGEKVAIYGDYDADGVTSVVLLLRFLKDIDVPASYHIPNRIADGYGLHNKIIKQIKESGVTLLVTVDCGISDFEQVAYAKSLGMDVIILDHHEIPGVVPDTVATINPHREDCQFPFKHLAAVGIVFNFLIALRGNLRQDGFWTKRDYPNLKNYLDLVALGTIGDISPLVDENRIFVKMGLELISEGSRVGVRALKEVCGMEHQSVVTSRAASFNLLPRINAAGRIASPDDAVELLMADDMEEAKVLARKLDEYNRRRQALEKTIFQDIVSEVELRGNPDLISSLVFASADWHPGVIGIVASRLVERFYRPTILISLKNGVGKGSGRTVADFNIYQGLKRCTSLLQTYGGHQFAAGISIREDDIAAFSQLFDTVIRQETDITKLVSRTIIDAQCCLKDINHNLLDQISMLAPFGSKNPEPVMCVRNVNVTSPAVVGKNNLRIRVHEGEISCDSIWFSKGQFRNSFAGTMFDIAFTPQINDWRGSGNIQLNMKDIAMPACA, from the coding sequence ATGAGCGCAACAAACCTACCGACGACGCAATGGCTCTTGTCCAGCGGGGATCAGCCGACGCAGGAGCTGCTGGTTAAGGAACTTGGTGTAAGTCCAATTATATCAAAGATTTTAACAGGTCGCAACATTACCAATGCCGATGATGCCAAGAAGTATCTGGCCCCTTCCTTGCGGGACTTGCATAATCCCTTTCTGATGCAGGGGATGCAGGAAGGGGTACGCCGCTTAATCAAGGCGATTTACGCCGGCGAGAAGGTAGCCATTTACGGGGATTATGATGCCGACGGTGTCACCTCGGTGGTGCTGCTGCTGAGATTTCTCAAGGATATAGACGTCCCGGCCAGCTATCACATCCCGAATCGCATTGCCGACGGGTACGGCCTCCACAACAAAATCATTAAACAAATTAAGGAATCCGGTGTGACATTATTAGTCACGGTGGACTGCGGCATCTCCGACTTCGAACAGGTTGCCTATGCCAAGTCGCTCGGGATGGACGTTATCATCCTCGATCACCATGAAATTCCCGGCGTCGTTCCTGACACTGTGGCGACCATCAATCCCCATCGCGAGGATTGCCAGTTCCCGTTCAAGCATCTGGCCGCGGTCGGCATAGTCTTTAATTTTCTTATCGCTTTAAGGGGCAATCTGAGACAGGACGGTTTCTGGACTAAAAGGGATTATCCCAATCTTAAAAATTACCTGGATCTGGTGGCCCTGGGCACTATAGGCGATATCTCCCCCCTTGTGGACGAGAACCGGATATTTGTCAAAATGGGACTGGAACTGATTTCCGAAGGGAGCAGGGTGGGAGTGCGCGCCCTGAAGGAAGTTTGCGGCATGGAACATCAGTCTGTGGTTACGAGCCGAGCCGCTTCTTTTAATCTGTTGCCGAGGATCAACGCGGCGGGTCGCATTGCCTCACCTGATGATGCGGTAGAACTGCTGATGGCCGATGATATGGAGGAGGCCAAGGTACTGGCCAGGAAACTTGATGAGTACAACCGACGCCGGCAGGCTCTGGAGAAAACTATTTTCCAGGATATCGTCAGCGAGGTGGAACTGAGAGGCAATCCTGACCTGATCAGTTCTCTGGTCTTTGCCTCTGCCGACTGGCACCCCGGCGTGATTGGTATCGTGGCTTCCAGGTTGGTGGAACGATTTTATCGCCCGACAATCCTTATCAGCCTCAAGAACGGCGTTGGCAAGGGTTCCGGCAGAACTGTCGCTGATTTTAACATTTACCAGGGGTTAAAGCGATGCACTTCCCTGCTGCAGACATACGGGGGGCATCAATTTGCAGCGGGGATCTCCATTCGGGAGGATGACATCGCGGCATTTTCGCAGTTGTTTGACACGGTGATCAGGCAAGAGACGGATATCACGAAATTAGTGTCCCGGACAATCATTGACGCTCAATGCTGTTTAAAAGACATCAATCATAATCTGCTCGATCAGATCAGCATGCTGGCTCCCTTCGGCAGCAAGAATCCCGAACCCGTGATGTGCGTAAGAAACGTCAATGTAACTTCGCCGGCCGTAGTCGGGAAGAATAATTTACGCATCAGGGTCCATGAAGGTGAAATCTCCTGCGACTCCATCTGGTTCAGCAAAGGGCAATTTCGCAATTCATTTGCCGGGACAATGTTTGATATCGCTTTTACCCCGCAAATCAACGACTGGCGAGGCTCCGGCAATATTCAGCTTAACATGAAAGATATTGCCATGCCGGCCTGCGCCTGA
- the htpG gene encoding molecular chaperone HtpG, producing MEAKKETRQFKTEVQQLMNIIINSLYSHQEIFLRELISNASDAIDKLRFKAQTEPDILDADAEYKIKITVDKKKRTLEIADNGIGMTYDEVAENIGTIAKSGTASFLEAAAAAKKPELLTPEFIGQFGVGFYSAFIVASKITLVTRAAGSNKATRWVSAGDGSYTIEETKKDFRGTTVILSLKKAEKDEQDFTEEWTIRSIIKKHSDFVAYPILMDVERTEPVLDKEGKPDGSKTTKVVKEETLNSMKAIWTTDKKEISDEEYKEFYNHISHDWNPPLAHLHVKLEGATEYSALLYVPSRAPFDFFRQDQKHGIQLYSKRVFIMENCKELMPSYLAFVKGVVDAPDLNLNVSREILQQDALVKNIRKNLVKKTLELLGNLEKDKYEQFFKEFGSLLKSGISMDYDNRDKISALLRYQTTRSEGALISLADYVSRMQPDQDGIYYITGENLTTLLNSPHLELLKEKDYEVLLMTDPMDEWVLRDLHEYEKKPFKSAEKGDLDIGKQADDQKKDEYHALFEYIKTQLDAQVKEVKPSTHLKDSVACLSGDVNDMSAYLEKVLKATGQEQPPVKRVLELNMEHPLLAKIKTIFEDDKDAPLLKDYSDLLFDMAVIAGGGKIDNPSRFSKMIGDLMTNSLNATAGKG from the coding sequence ATGGAAGCAAAGAAGGAAACGCGTCAATTCAAAACTGAAGTTCAGCAACTCATGAACATCATTATCAACTCCCTCTATTCCCACCAGGAGATTTTCCTGAGAGAATTGATCTCCAATGCCTCGGATGCCATTGATAAGTTGAGATTCAAGGCCCAGACGGAGCCCGATATTCTGGACGCCGATGCGGAGTACAAGATCAAAATTACCGTGGATAAAAAGAAGAGGACCCTGGAGATAGCGGACAACGGGATCGGCATGACCTATGACGAGGTGGCCGAAAACATTGGCACGATCGCTAAAAGCGGCACGGCGAGCTTCCTCGAAGCAGCAGCCGCAGCAAAAAAACCCGAACTGCTGACACCAGAATTCATCGGCCAATTCGGTGTCGGTTTCTACAGCGCCTTTATCGTGGCGAGCAAGATAACCCTTGTCACCAGAGCCGCCGGCAGCAACAAGGCCACCAGGTGGGTTTCGGCCGGGGACGGGTCCTACACGATTGAGGAGACGAAAAAGGATTTTCGCGGGACCACAGTCATCCTGTCCCTGAAAAAGGCGGAAAAAGATGAACAGGACTTCACCGAAGAATGGACCATCCGCAGCATCATAAAAAAGCACTCCGATTTTGTTGCCTATCCGATCTTGATGGATGTCGAAAGAACGGAACCGGTGCTCGATAAAGAGGGAAAGCCCGATGGCAGCAAGACCACTAAAGTTGTCAAGGAAGAAACCCTCAATTCCATGAAGGCCATCTGGACGACGGACAAGAAAGAGATCTCCGATGAGGAATACAAAGAATTCTACAACCATATCAGCCATGACTGGAATCCCCCGCTGGCGCACCTGCATGTGAAGCTGGAAGGGGCGACGGAATACAGCGCCCTTTTGTACGTGCCTTCCCGGGCGCCATTCGATTTTTTTAGGCAGGATCAGAAACACGGTATTCAGCTCTACTCCAAGCGGGTCTTCATCATGGAGAACTGCAAGGAACTGATGCCCTCTTACCTGGCCTTCGTCAAGGGCGTTGTTGACGCGCCTGATCTCAACCTGAATGTTAGCCGTGAGATCCTGCAGCAGGATGCCCTAGTAAAGAACATCCGCAAAAACCTCGTGAAGAAGACCCTCGAGCTACTGGGGAATCTCGAAAAAGATAAATACGAGCAGTTCTTCAAGGAATTCGGCTCCCTGTTAAAAAGCGGGATCTCGATGGATTATGACAATCGGGACAAGATCAGTGCGCTGCTGCGTTACCAGACAACCCGTTCCGAGGGGGCCTTGATCTCGCTCGCCGATTACGTCAGCCGCATGCAACCAGATCAGGATGGCATCTACTACATTACGGGCGAAAACCTCACCACCCTGCTCAACAGCCCGCACCTGGAGCTGTTGAAGGAAAAGGATTACGAGGTGCTGCTCATGACCGATCCCATGGACGAATGGGTTTTGCGGGACTTGCATGAATATGAGAAGAAACCCTTCAAGAGCGCCGAAAAGGGAGATCTGGATATCGGGAAGCAGGCCGACGACCAGAAGAAAGATGAATACCACGCCCTTTTTGAATATATCAAGACGCAATTGGATGCGCAGGTGAAGGAGGTCAAACCTTCTACCCATCTGAAGGATTCCGTGGCCTGTCTTTCGGGCGATGTTAACGATATGAGCGCCTACCTGGAAAAAGTCCTCAAGGCAACTGGTCAGGAACAGCCGCCGGTTAAGCGGGTTTTGGAACTCAACATGGAGCATCCCCTACTCGCCAAAATCAAGACGATCTTCGAGGACGATAAAGACGCTCCCCTGTTGAAGGATTATAGTGATTTGCTGTTCGATATGGCCGTCATCGCCGGGGGAGGAAAAATTGATAATCCCTCGCGGTTCAGCAAAATGATTGGCGACCTGATGACGAACAGCCTCAATGCGACCGCCGGCAAGGGTTAA
- a CDS encoding XdhC/CoxI family protein, translated as MNNIFTQISDLLSNDQTVALCRIIQQTGSAPRATGVNCLVLDDGSLRGTIGGGRLEYEVTTKASKNFAAGRSFLQHFELTGAEVAQTEKMICGGVVDVYTEYFTPDNEAAGSLFRRISAKLREGKRGVLMTLVGEGLTGNTNCHVFLDEDGDVMGAIPGLALGAEEKGRRLEMGSAALIEISGAGRLFVEPVAPDNVLYLFGAGHISTCLAPLAKMIGFTVVVIDDREEFCNRERFPQADEVIVAPFTEIFNRIVISPTSYLAILTRGHIFDHTVLQAALRHSPAYIGMIGSRRKIDLIYRALLDEGVSQARIQQVHAPIGIPIDADSPEEIAICIAAELIKIRAGLRKNS; from the coding sequence ATGAATAATATATTTACCCAGATCAGCGATTTACTGAGCAATGACCAAACGGTGGCCTTGTGCCGGATCATCCAGCAGACCGGCTCTGCGCCGCGGGCGACAGGCGTCAATTGTCTGGTCCTGGATGATGGATCACTGCGCGGGACAATCGGTGGCGGGCGGCTGGAATACGAGGTAACAACCAAGGCAAGCAAAAATTTTGCTGCCGGCCGCTCTTTTTTGCAGCACTTTGAACTTACGGGCGCGGAAGTGGCCCAGACAGAGAAGATGATCTGCGGCGGCGTGGTGGATGTCTATACGGAATACTTCACACCGGACAACGAAGCCGCCGGCTCCCTCTTCCGCCGGATCAGCGCCAAACTCAGGGAAGGCAAGCGGGGCGTACTCATGACCCTGGTTGGGGAAGGTCTGACCGGCAATACGAACTGCCATGTATTCCTCGACGAGGATGGAGACGTCATGGGTGCGATTCCCGGCCTGGCTCTTGGTGCAGAGGAGAAGGGGCGCCGTCTGGAGATGGGAAGTGCGGCTCTTATCGAAATCTCCGGCGCCGGTCGGCTATTTGTCGAACCCGTGGCGCCGGATAATGTCCTCTACCTTTTCGGGGCTGGTCACATCAGCACCTGCCTGGCGCCGCTGGCAAAAATGATCGGCTTTACGGTGGTGGTTATTGATGATCGGGAGGAGTTCTGCAACCGCGAACGCTTTCCCCAAGCCGATGAAGTTATCGTCGCGCCGTTTACGGAGATTTTTAACCGGATCGTCATTTCCCCCACCTCCTACCTGGCGATCCTCACGCGAGGCCATATCTTCGATCACACGGTGCTCCAGGCAGCCTTGCGGCACTCGCCTGCCTACATCGGCATGATCGGCAGCCGCCGCAAGATAGATTTGATCTATCGTGCACTATTGGATGAGGGAGTTTCCCAAGCAAGAATCCAGCAGGTTCATGCCCCCATCGGCATTCCAATAGACGCTGACTCTCCCGAAGAAATTGCCATCTGCATCGCCGCCGAGCTTATCAAGATTCGAGCGGGCTTGAGGAAGAATTCCTGA
- a CDS encoding peptidylprolyl isomerase, with the protein MKELHRLPLLALTIALAFWQMGGCNPRSAAAATAPPATSSGAMAEVNGVKFTKSQFNAELKRKLAAIKDQLPADRLQKIMPEIKKQILDDFVIRTLLSQEVKRLKINATEQEITEATERVKAGLPPGATLDDLLKKNDITKDKFREEVTLGVKINKLVLLQPLAMAKPTDKEISKYYQDNKAKFKAPETVHARHILINKKAGDDEKTKTEKKGKAEMLRKQLQDGGDFADLAAKNSDCPSKTSGGDLGSFPRGQMVKPFEDAAFSQKVNAIGPVVETDFGYHIIQVLAHNEAKVISLDKKIRDEIGNFLQQQKRQEAFKEMLNKLRAKATIIVSGQ; encoded by the coding sequence ATGAAAGAGCTTCACAGATTACCGCTACTTGCATTAACTATAGCGCTGGCATTTTGGCAAATGGGAGGATGCAATCCTCGGAGTGCCGCCGCCGCGACAGCGCCCCCGGCGACTTCATCGGGCGCTATGGCGGAGGTAAACGGCGTTAAGTTTACAAAAAGCCAGTTCAATGCTGAACTGAAGCGTAAACTTGCCGCAATCAAGGATCAACTGCCCGCCGACCGTTTACAGAAGATAATGCCGGAGATAAAGAAGCAGATCCTGGATGATTTTGTCATCAGGACGCTTTTGTCCCAGGAAGTCAAAAGGCTCAAGATCAATGCCACAGAACAGGAAATTACGGAAGCCACGGAGCGCGTAAAGGCAGGCCTGCCGCCGGGTGCAACACTGGACGATCTCCTGAAGAAAAACGATATCACCAAAGATAAATTCCGCGAAGAGGTTACGTTGGGAGTGAAGATCAATAAACTTGTCCTCTTGCAGCCGCTCGCCATGGCCAAGCCTACTGATAAGGAAATATCCAAGTATTATCAGGATAATAAAGCAAAATTCAAGGCGCCGGAGACGGTGCACGCCCGTCACATCCTGATTAATAAAAAAGCCGGCGACGATGAAAAAACGAAGACCGAAAAGAAGGGTAAGGCAGAAATGCTGCGGAAGCAACTCCAGGATGGGGGCGACTTTGCTGATTTGGCGGCAAAAAATTCCGATTGCCCGAGCAAAACCAGCGGGGGCGATCTCGGTTCCTTTCCCCGCGGTCAGATGGTGAAACCCTTTGAAGATGCTGCCTTTTCACAAAAGGTAAATGCAATTGGCCCGGTAGTGGAAACAGATTTCGGTTACCATATCATCCAGGTACTGGCGCATAATGAAGCGAAGGTGATCAGTCTGGACAAAAAAATCAGAGACGAAATCGGTAATTTTCTCCAGCAGCAGAAGCGGCAGGAGGCCTTCAAGGAGATGCTGAATAAACTGCGGGCGAAGGCAACGATCATCGTCTCTGGTCAATAA
- a CDS encoding DUF2520 domain-containing protein — translation MPDQFHQRDSVAILGLGKVGTAVGHLLRSAGYEIVAVAGRSTAKLNQGIAYTGGQAFTDFSAAASRADCILITTSDDAIASVCDEICQRGAIHPGKKVIHMSGAGGLDLLSPAARAGAHIASIHPLQSFASVEGAINSIPGSTFGITADKEIQRWAEQMVCDLRGNPFTIADEDKPLYHAAACLASNSLTTLIHNVEGIYQSLGMTPTEALRAFWPLVQGTMQNIENNGTVQALTGPISRGDAGTVAKHLAAMQKSFPTLLPLYCALGKETISLGLKKKTLNPDKAEIINKLLEGEAGHDGKKNYHSGNS, via the coding sequence ATGCCGGATCAATTCCATCAGAGAGATTCAGTCGCCATCCTTGGTCTGGGTAAGGTCGGAACCGCAGTTGGTCATCTGCTCCGGTCCGCCGGTTACGAAATCGTGGCTGTCGCCGGCCGATCAACTGCCAAACTAAATCAGGGCATCGCGTATACGGGAGGCCAAGCCTTTACGGACTTCTCCGCGGCTGCCTCCCGAGCGGATTGCATCTTGATCACCACCAGTGATGATGCCATTGCCTCCGTATGTGATGAAATTTGTCAAAGAGGCGCCATTCATCCCGGTAAAAAAGTAATCCACATGAGCGGCGCGGGTGGCCTTGACCTCCTTTCTCCCGCCGCCAGGGCCGGGGCGCATATCGCCAGCATCCATCCGTTACAATCCTTTGCCAGCGTGGAAGGGGCGATAAACAGCATACCCGGCAGCACCTTCGGCATCACGGCCGACAAAGAAATCCAGCGCTGGGCCGAGCAGATGGTGTGCGACCTGCGCGGCAACCCTTTTACCATCGCGGATGAAGATAAACCGCTTTACCATGCCGCCGCTTGTCTGGCCTCGAATTCTTTGACCACACTGATCCACAACGTGGAAGGAATTTATCAATCACTGGGTATGACCCCGACCGAGGCTTTGCGGGCTTTCTGGCCCCTGGTTCAGGGGACCATGCAGAACATTGAAAACAACGGCACCGTGCAGGCCTTGACCGGTCCCATATCCCGCGGCGATGCCGGCACCGTAGCCAAGCATCTGGCGGCCATGCAAAAAAGCTTCCCCACACTATTGCCGCTCTATTGCGCACTGGGCAAAGAAACGATATCGCTGGGGCTGAAAAAGAAGACCCTGAATCCGGATAAGGCGGAAATAATCAATAAATTACTGGAAGGAGAGGCTGGCCATGACGGAAAAAAAAATTACCACAGCGGTAATTCGTGA
- a CDS encoding PAS domain S-box protein translates to MKDDNKTKKQLVHELRELCSQNDELKKSMTGSISAELAAEESGRYAESIVETIREPLLVLDADMKIISANRNFYRTFKVTPGETVGSFIYDLGNKQWDIPKLRELLEEVLPEKQAFDDFEVDHNFEDIGHKTMLLNARQIHRKDIGAKIILLAIEDITERKEIEAGLEKTRKELAVIKIAADEVSEYAESVINTVREPLIALDQDLRVVTASRSFYNFFKVKPEETVGQLIYDLGNKQWNIPKLRELLETILPQKTTFDDYEVEHDFATIGRRIMLLNARQIKRVFGKERIILLAIEDITEHKRLESLLIDSEQQYRRLFETASDGIVLLEKREGKITHANPATEKLLGYTENESIGNGLQDIGVVLDTSDFQTIMQNLNKSGILNYRNVKVETKSGQHIDTEIYLVDRAKLVQCNIRDITERKQAKEALRESEGKYRWLVDNMADVITVLDMNLRFTYVSPSIFRMRGYTAEEAVAQTFEQVMTPESLQISARVFEEEMKLEASGTADPGRNRILEVEQYRKDGSIVWMENHLSFIRDEAQKAVGIISLSRDITDRKRAEDEREKILLWQQGVNLLQQSLLAPATLEEKLRAITDSIVSLFDTDFCRIWLIQPGDLCEQGCVHAEVNEGPHTCRYRDRCLHLLASSGRYTHTDGKIHRRVPFGCYKIGSIASDKNHKFLTNDVQNDPRVHNREWARELGLVSFVGYQLRVPGGKTLGVLALFAKHPISSPEDAILDGLSSAVALVIQRDVAEDSLRQTLESLRNAIQATIQVMVSAVEVRDPYTAGHQIRSADLASAIAMEMGLPSEKIEGIRMAGSIHDIGKLSIPAEILSKPTKLSEIEFALIKEHARRGFEMLKDVESSWPLAEIVHQHHERMDGSGYPRSLRGEGILMEARILAVADVVEAMASHRPYRPGLGIDAALNEIEKNSGTFYDEAVADACLRLFREKGFKLAVA, encoded by the coding sequence ATGAAAGATGATAATAAGACAAAAAAGCAGCTCGTACATGAACTGAGGGAATTGTGCTCGCAAAATGACGAGCTGAAAAAGTCCATGACCGGGAGTATATCGGCGGAGCTTGCGGCCGAGGAGTCCGGTCGCTATGCCGAAAGCATCGTGGAAACTATTCGAGAGCCCCTTTTGGTCCTGGATGCGGACATGAAGATCATCTCGGCGAACCGCAACTTTTACAGAACCTTTAAGGTAACTCCCGGAGAGACGGTCGGAAGTTTCATCTATGACCTTGGAAACAAACAATGGGACATTCCCAAACTTCGGGAGCTGCTTGAAGAAGTCCTTCCTGAAAAACAAGCGTTTGACGACTTCGAGGTTGACCATAATTTCGAAGACATCGGTCATAAAACCATGCTGCTCAATGCCCGTCAAATACATCGGAAAGACATCGGCGCAAAGATTATCCTCCTGGCCATTGAGGACATCACCGAGCGTAAGGAGATAGAAGCCGGTCTGGAAAAAACCCGGAAAGAACTGGCGGTTATTAAAATAGCTGCAGATGAAGTTAGCGAATACGCCGAGAGCGTCATCAACACCGTGCGCGAACCCTTAATCGCTCTGGATCAAGATTTACGGGTAGTCACCGCCAGCCGCTCCTTCTATAACTTCTTCAAGGTAAAGCCTGAAGAGACTGTGGGACAGCTTATCTATGACCTGGGCAATAAACAGTGGAACATCCCCAAGCTGCGGGAACTGCTGGAAACCATCCTTCCCCAAAAGACAACCTTTGATGACTATGAGGTTGAACACGATTTTGCCACCATTGGCAGGCGTATCATGCTTCTAAATGCCCGGCAAATTAAAAGAGTATTCGGAAAAGAACGGATCATCCTGCTGGCCATTGAGGACATCACTGAGCACAAGCGACTGGAAAGTTTATTAATAGACTCCGAACAACAGTATAGGCGTCTTTTTGAAACTGCCAGCGATGGAATAGTACTTTTAGAAAAACGCGAAGGAAAGATAACCCATGCCAATCCGGCCACCGAGAAGTTGTTGGGCTATACCGAAAATGAGAGCATAGGGAATGGTCTTCAGGACATCGGTGTTGTGCTCGATACGAGTGATTTCCAAACGATAATGCAAAATTTAAACAAGAGCGGCATTCTTAATTATCGCAATGTAAAGGTAGAAACCAAGTCCGGGCAGCATATTGATACAGAGATCTATCTTGTAGATAGGGCCAAATTGGTACAATGCAATATTCGTGATATTACCGAGCGCAAGCAGGCGAAGGAGGCGCTCAGGGAAAGCGAAGGGAAATACCGTTGGCTGGTGGATAATATGGCAGACGTCATAACGGTCTTGGACATGAATCTGCGTTTTACCTACGTCAGCCCTTCCATCTTTCGTATGCGGGGATACACGGCAGAAGAGGCCGTGGCGCAGACTTTTGAACAGGTCATGACGCCTGAATCCCTGCAGATCAGTGCCAGGGTCTTTGAAGAAGAGATGAAATTGGAAGCCAGTGGTACGGCAGATCCCGGCAGAAACCGCATCTTGGAAGTGGAGCAATACAGAAAGGACGGTTCCATCGTTTGGATGGAGAACCACCTGTCATTTATACGGGACGAGGCACAGAAGGCCGTGGGCATTATCTCGTTGAGCCGAGACATTACTGACCGTAAGCGGGCGGAAGATGAACGCGAAAAAATACTATTGTGGCAGCAGGGTGTCAACCTACTCCAACAATCGCTTCTTGCGCCGGCCACGCTTGAAGAAAAACTCAGAGCTATAACTGACAGCATTGTCAGTCTCTTCGACACTGATTTTTGTAGAATCTGGCTGATTCAGCCCGGTGATCTTTGCGAACAGGGCTGCGTCCATGCCGAAGTGAATGAAGGACCGCATACCTGCCGTTACCGCGACCGATGTCTGCATTTGCTGGCGAGTTCCGGCCGCTACACACATACAGACGGCAAGATTCACCGCCGCGTTCCTTTCGGTTGCTACAAGATTGGATCCATCGCGTCAGATAAAAATCACAAATTCCTCACAAACGACGTGCAGAATGATCCTCGGGTGCACAACCGCGAATGGGCGCGCGAACTCGGGCTAGTGTCGTTCGTAGGATACCAGCTCCGTGTTCCCGGTGGAAAGACATTGGGAGTTCTGGCCCTCTTCGCAAAACATCCAATATCGTCCCCAGAAGATGCAATACTGGATGGACTCAGTAGCGCCGTTGCTCTGGTTATCCAAAGAGACGTTGCAGAGGATTCGCTGCGTCAAACCCTTGAAAGCCTGCGCAATGCAATTCAGGCGACCATCCAGGTCATGGTATCGGCTGTGGAGGTAAGAGATCCCTATACAGCCGGTCATCAGATCCGGTCAGCGGATCTGGCAAGCGCCATTGCCATGGAGATGGGACTTCCCTCCGAAAAGATCGAGGGCATCCGTATGGCCGGTTCCATCCATGACATCGGAAAACTGTCAATCCCGGCCGAGATATTGTCCAAGCCGACGAAGCTGTCGGAGATCGAGTTTGCCCTGATCAAGGAGCATGCCCGCAGAGGATTCGAGATGCTGAAGGATGTGGAGTCTTCCTGGCCGCTGGCGGAGATCGTCCATCAGCATCATGAGCGGATGGATGGTTCCGGTTATCCAAGAAGTCTGAGGGGAGAGGGGATCCTCATGGAGGCACGCATTCTCGCTGTTGCAGATGTAGTGGAAGCCATGGCCTCACACAGGCCCTATCGTCCTGGCTTGGGCATTGATGCGGCTCTGAATGAAATCGAGAAGAACAGTGGCACCTTCTACGACGAAGCTGTGGCAGATGCCTGTCTGAGATTATTTCGGGAGAAAGGTTTTAAACTTGCCGTGGCTTAA
- the panB gene encoding 3-methyl-2-oxobutanoate hydroxymethyltransferase: MTEKKITTAVIRERKIKGAKITMLTAYDYATAMVLDNAGVDIILVGDSLGMVVLGYESTLPVTMEEMLHHTKAASRGTRRAMLIADMPFLSYQVSDTEAMLNAGRFLKEAGAQGVKLEGGREMAGLIRKMTAVGIPVMAHLGLTPQSVLQFGGHKIQGKEDAAANRIMEDARMIEDAGAFSVVLECVPAPLAAKITKALSIPTIGIGAGVECDGQVLVINDMLGMFERFTPKFVKKYCNLNAQMKDAVRQYIDEVKSGKFPDEEHSY; encoded by the coding sequence ATGACGGAAAAAAAAATTACCACAGCGGTAATTCGTGAGAGGAAGATAAAAGGCGCCAAGATTACCATGCTGACGGCCTATGACTATGCCACGGCGATGGTGTTGGATAATGCAGGGGTGGATATTATCCTCGTCGGAGACTCCCTCGGCATGGTCGTCCTCGGTTATGAAAGCACCCTCCCGGTCACCATGGAGGAGATGCTGCACCACACCAAGGCTGCCTCCCGCGGAACAAGGCGTGCGATGCTGATCGCCGATATGCCATTTCTGTCCTATCAGGTATCCGACACAGAGGCGATGCTAAATGCCGGCCGCTTTCTCAAAGAAGCAGGCGCACAGGGGGTAAAGCTTGAAGGCGGCAGAGAAATGGCAGGGTTAATTAGAAAAATGACCGCCGTCGGCATACCGGTCATGGCCCACCTGGGCCTGACGCCACAGTCGGTGCTGCAGTTCGGGGGCCATAAAATCCAGGGCAAGGAAGATGCCGCCGCCAACAGAATAATGGAAGACGCCCGGATGATAGAAGACGCCGGCGCTTTTTCAGTGGTGCTGGAATGTGTCCCGGCGCCCCTGGCCGCTAAGATAACCAAGGCCCTAAGCATACCCACGATCGGCATCGGGGCGGGTGTCGAATGCGACGGCCAGGTACTGGTCATCAACGACATGTTGGGCATGTTCGAAAGGTTCACCCCCAAATTTGTCAAAAAGTACTGCAACCTCAATGCCCAGATGAAAGATGCCGTCCGGCAATATATTGACGAAGTCAAAAGCGGCAAGTTCCCCGACGAGGAACATTCATATTAA
- a CDS encoding UbiX family flavin prenyltransferase has protein sequence MKKIIVGITGASGVIYGIRTLEVLAKLGVETHLIVSDSGVRNIAIESVYTIAELKAQASYVHDFHDVSASIASGSFRVDGMIVSPCSIKTLSAIANSYNDDLLVRAADVNLKERRKLVLIVRETPLHEGHLDLMMRVTRMGGVIMPPVPAFYHMPKTIDDIINQTVGKTLDYFGIEANLFDRWGRDEATQG, from the coding sequence ATGAAAAAAATCATTGTGGGCATAACAGGTGCGTCGGGTGTCATATATGGGATTCGAACCTTGGAGGTCCTCGCGAAACTCGGGGTGGAAACCCATCTCATTGTTTCCGATTCCGGCGTGAGAAATATAGCCATTGAATCAGTTTATACAATTGCCGAGCTAAAGGCGCAGGCTTCCTATGTACACGATTTTCATGATGTCAGCGCCTCCATTGCCAGCGGCTCATTTCGCGTGGACGGGATGATCGTTTCACCCTGTTCCATAAAGACCCTTTCTGCCATAGCCAACTCCTATAACGATGATCTGCTGGTAAGGGCGGCCGACGTTAATTTGAAGGAACGGAGGAAGCTCGTGCTCATTGTGCGCGAAACGCCCCTGCATGAGGGGCACTTAGACCTGATGATGCGGGTTACAAGAATGGGCGGCGTCATTATGCCACCGGTACCAGCTTTCTATCACATGCCTAAAACCATTGACGATATTATTAATCAGACCGTCGGCAAGACGTTGGACTACTTCGGGATTGAAGCGAACCTGTTCGACAGGTGGGGCAGGGATGAGGCGACTCAGGGATAA